Proteins from one Meriones unguiculatus strain TT.TT164.6M chromosome 10, Bangor_MerUng_6.1, whole genome shotgun sequence genomic window:
- the LOC110556657 gene encoding histone H2B type 1-K — translation MPEPAKSAPAPKKGSKKAVTKVQKKDGKKRKRSRKESYSVYVYKVLKQVHPDTGISSKAMGIMNSFVNDIFERIAGEASRLAHYNKRSTITSREIQTAVRLLLPGELAKHAVSEGTKAVTKYTSAK, via the coding sequence ATGCCTGAACCGGCCAAATCCGCCCCGGCTCCCAAGAAGGGCTCCAAGAAGGCCGTCACCAAAGTGCAGAAGAAGGACGGCAAGAAGCGCAAGCGCAGCCGCAAGGAGAGCTACTCGGTGTACGTGTACAAGGTGCTGAAGCAGGTGCACCCCGACACGGGCATCTCGTCCAAGGCCATGGGCATCATGAACTCGTTCGTCAACGACATCTTCGAGCGCATCGCGGGCGAGGCGTCGCGCTTGGCGCACTACAACAAGCGCTCGACCATCACGTCCCGGGAGATCCAGACGGCCGTGCGCCTGCTGCTGCCCGGGGAGCTGGCCAAGCACGCCGTGTCCGAGGGCACCAAGGCCGTCACCAAGTACACCAGCGCCAAGTGA
- the LOC110556656 gene encoding histone H2A type 2-A, producing the protein MSGRGKQGGKARAKAKSRSSRAGLQFPVGRVHRLLRKGNYAERVGAGAPVYMAAVLEYLTAEILELAGNAARDNKKTRIIPRHLQLAIRNDEELNKLLGKVTIAQGGVLPNIQAVLLPKKTESHHKAKGK; encoded by the coding sequence ATGTCCGGGCGCGGCAAGCAAGGAGGCAAGGCCCGCGCCAAGGCCAAGTCGCGGTCGTCGCGCGCCGGCCTGCAGTTCCCGGTGGGGCGCGTGCACCGGCTGCTGCGCAAGGGCAACTACGCGGAGCGCGTGGGCGCGGGCGCGCCGGTGTACATGGCGGCCGTGCTGGAGTACCTGACGGCCGAGATCCTGGAGCTGGCGGGCAACGCGGCGCGCGACAACAAGAAGACGCGCATCATCCCGCGCCACCTGCAGCTGGCCATCCGCAACGACGAGGAGCTGAACAAGCTGCTGGGCAAAGTGACGATCGCGCAGGGCGGCGTCCTGCCCAACATCCAGGCCGTGCTGCTGCCCAAGAAGACCGAGAGCCACCACAAGGCGAAGGGCAAATGA
- the Bola1 gene encoding bolA-like protein 1 translates to MLSARLSRCMVSMATRACLSRDGAGSAAGGPVEAAIRAKLEQALSPEVLELRNESGGHAVPAGSETHFRVAVVSSRFKGMSPLQRHRLVHQALSEELAGPVHALAIQAKTPAQWRENPQLDISPPCLGGSKKTRGTS, encoded by the coding sequence ATGCTGAGTGCGCGTCTGTCCCGGTGCATGGTCTCCATGGCCACGCGCGCGTGTTTGTCTCGGGACGGCGCGGGGTCGGCGGCTGGTGGGCCAGTGGAGGCCGCTATCCGTGCCAAGCTGGAGCAAGCCCTGAGCCCCGAGGTACTGGAGCTGCGCAACGAGAGCGGCGGCCACGCCGTCCCTGCGGGCAGCGAGACGCATTTCCGTGTGGCGGTGGTGAGCTCTCGGTTCAAGGGGATGAGCCCCTTGCAACGGCACCGGTTGGTCCACCAGGCACTGTCGGAGGAACTGGCTGGGCCGGTACACGCGCTGGCCATCCAGGCGAAGACCCCCGCCCAGTGGAGGGAGAACCCACAGTTGGACATTAGCCCCCCCTGCCTAGGTGGGAGCAAGAAAACTCGAGGGACCTCCTAG